The following coding sequences lie in one Opisthocomus hoazin isolate bOpiHoa1 chromosome 7, bOpiHoa1.hap1, whole genome shotgun sequence genomic window:
- the LOC104330933 gene encoding inner centromere protein-like has product MAEADGPTQLLEVCGQRLSRFLHDAEHKHLAWLREVEEQGVRMLDSNFGAEPELMPKTPSQRRRPRKRQSSCLKEDNKEPNRRRLSRRRSSVNPVSSKPSSQRHHSKEQPQNPGSQGEEVSAPDSAVRPQAAVKTALPALTGKWLAEAQVPVAKAGCQGCPAGADSSGAAQKAVTGQQLPEGDAATELHDVSSVAAIPARQAAQEEAPESRASTSTPKAARDGDPAAVRAGPSPQGLEKLLFQDSDSKVTTGRSKTRRCSGRRSLVGGPHKSRRASLAEKYSLARKRESMIRRSISRAISKKAAARGSSSASSRVSCQSSLDIFVEDVTSSVRPGPEQNPTSEKAPEDILVSSKSTEAASPPAQHLSPPKQQAGSDEGSCVNPNSERQNKNQELCAKSQENPSRIWTRSCKQAMGIMWNGQQPGGRTLSPLDDKQKSSANKTPPSCSPASKVVRPLKTFLQAVQRTQLLASPGPTGRGGVVKSFVKRNTPTRPDVKGDFVEKERQRLESLRKKQEAEEQRKKKVEEEKRRRQAEMKQKREERLRKALQARERVEQMEEEKKKRMEQKILQNDEKVHLSQVREEKVAEERSRKKLSKKQGEADARKQKAPRGEEDEFQQQERLQKRREEEVKERGKKVLELKNLVEQLQAEQVKERDHKQRGKEKAPQPQLESAVCTEKNTKQVSLLSPVTRRRTAIQWRFEEHIQMLVRDLFFSYYIRSLYLEDVNPHNKLQEEESPKELHQLPGQGKRAKQLESIAVTSDPWLKASKKEEDGVQKPQQQLGEEKKIKQPAALAAASGTWLSKTIKKSVSTSYLGPPKGTGEWRSPKVSENNYGMDLNSDDSTDDENEPRKPVPAWADGSQLNEAILHQYYHPVNVDQVFGLIASPKLEDIFGKSKPRYFKRTSSAVWHSPPETKSACGPSCNLKN; this is encoded by the exons ATGGCGGAGGCGGACGGCCCGACGCAGCTGCTGGAGGTGTGCGGGCAGAGGCTCTCCCGGTTCCTCCACGATGCCGAGCACAAGCACTTGGCCTGGCTGCGGGAAGTGGAGGAGCAGGGCGTGAGGATGCTGGATAG CAACTTTGGGGCTGAACCTGAATTAATGCCCAAAACGCCGTCACAGAGGAGGCGTCCCAGGAAAAGGCAGTCCTCCTGCCTGAAGGAAGACAATAAGGAGCCAAACAGGAGGAG gtTGTCCAGAAGAAGAAGCAGCGTCAATCCAGTCTCTTCCAAGCCAAGCTCCCAAAGGCACCACAGCAAAGAGCAACCGCAGAACCCTGGCAGTCAGGGAGAAGAGGTGTCTGCGCCCGACTCTGCGGTGAGGCCTCAGGCCGCCGTTAAAACCGCGCTCCCAGCACTGACTGGGAAGTGGCTGGCGGAAGCACAAGTTCCCGTGGCGAAGGCGGGTTGTCAGGGCTGCCCTGCGGGTGCTGACAGCAGTggtgcagcccagaaggctgttacggggcagcagctgcccgaggGGGACGCAGCCACAGAGCTGCACGATGTCTCGTCCGTCGCTGCAATCCCTGCCCGCcaggcagcacaggaggaggCTCCCGAAAGCAGAGCAAGTACCTCCACTCCCAAGGCTGCTAGAGATGGAGATCCTGCCGCGGTCCGAGCAGGTCCGTCTCCTCAAGGCCTCGAAAAGCTGCTTTTCCAGGACTCTGACAGCAAAGTGACTACAGGGAGATCCAAAACGCGCCGTTGCTCTGGACGCCGAAGCTTAGTGGGTGGCCCCCACAAGAGCCGTAGGGCCTCCTTGGCAGAAAAATATTCTCTGgccagaaaaagagagagcatGATCCGGAGGTCTATCAGCAGGGCCATTTCAAAGAAGGCAGCAGCGCGAGgatcctcctctgcctccagcagagTGAGCT gtCAAAGCTCCTTGGACATTTTTGTGGAAGATGTGACCAGCAGCGTGAG GCCTGGACCAGAACAGAATCCCACAAGTGAAAAG GCTCCTGAAGACATCCTTGTTTCAAGCAAAAGTACAGAAGCTGCCAGCCCTCCTGCACAGCACTTAtctcctcccaagcagcaggcagggagcgatGAAG GAAGCTGTGTAAATCCAAACAGTGAACGCCAGAACAAGAACCAGGAGCTCTGTGCCAAGTCGCAGGAGAATCCCTCACGCATCTG GACGAGAAGCTGTAAACAAGCGATGGGTATCATGTGGAACGGGCAGCAGCCAGGGGGTCGTACCCTTTCCCCTTTGGATGACAAGCAGAAGAGCTCAGCAAACAAGACTCCACCGTCTTGCTCTCCAGCTAGCAAG GTTGTTAGACCGTTGAAAACCTTCCTGCAGGCTGTGCAGCGAACCCAGCTGCTGGCGAGCCCGGGGCCCACAGGCCGTGGGGGTGTCGTAAAGAGCTTCGTCAAACGCAATACTCCCACCCGACCTGATGTGAAG GGAGACTTTGTT GAGAAGGAGCGGCAGAGGCTGGAAAGCCTTAGGAAGAAGCAAGAAGCTgaggaacagaggaaaaagaaagtggaGGAGGAAAAGAGACGGCGGCAGGCAGAAATGAAGCA GAAGAGAGAAGAGCGTCTGAGGAAGGCACTGCAGGCTCGGGAGCGGGTGGAACaaatggaagaagagaagaaaaagcggATGGAGCAGAAGATTTTACAGAACGATGAGAAG GTGCACCTCTCACAAGTGCGGGAAGAGAAGGTGGCAGAGGAGCGGAGCAGGAAAAAACTGTCGAAGAAGCAAGGGGAAGCTGACGCACGGAAGCAGAAAGCGCCGAGGGGG GAGGAAGATGAATTCCAGCAGCAAGAACGACTGCagaaaagaagagaggaggaagtgaaagaaagaggaaagaaagtcTTGGAACTGAAAAATCTTGTAGAGCAGCTACAGGCAGAGCAAGTGAAGGAAAG ggATCACAAACAGCGAGGGAAAGAGAAGGCCCCCCAACCACAGCTGGAGTCAGCCGTGtgtactgaaaaaaacacaaag CAGGTGAGCCTTCTCAGCCCCGTCACAAGACGGAGGACAGCCATACAATGGCGCTTTGAAGAACACATCCAAATG TTagtaagagatttatttttttcctactacaTTCGCTCACTGTATTTGGAGGATGTGAATCCCCATAACAAACTTCAG GAAGAAGAGAGCCCAAAAGAGCTGCACCAGCTGCCTGGGCAGGGGAAGAGAGCCAAGCAACTGGAATCCATTGCTGTGACTTCTGATCCCTGGCTCAAAGCTTCAAAG AAGGAGGAAGATGGTGTGCAgaagccccagcagcagctgggagaggagaaaaaaatcaagcaaccAGCAGCATTGGCTGCTGCCTCTGGCACATGGCTGAGCAAAACCATCAAG AAGTCTGTCTCCACATCCTACCTAGGGCCCCCGAAGGGCACGGGGGAATGGAGATCCCCAAAGGTAAGCGAAAATAACTACGGGATGGATCTGAACAGCGATGACTCCACGGATGATGAGAACGAGCCTCGGAAGCCTGTCCCTGCCTGGGCTGATG GGTCTCAGCTTAACGAAGCCATTTTACACCAGTACTATCACCCGGTGAATGTTGACCAGGTCTTCGGGCTAATCGCAAGCCCGAAGCTGGAGGACATTTTTGGCAAGAGCAAGCCTCGATACTTCAAGCGCACGAGCTCAGCGGTTTGGCATTCCCCGCCGGAGACCAAATCCGCCTGTGGCCCGTCGTGCAACCTCAAAAACTGA
- the LOC142361889 gene encoding uncharacterized protein LOC142361889, with amino-acid sequence MLCPYRKSESLCSSPARFCPYEKKASSHPCKNSPGSVALRGGSHAARSSLAPTLPPCQDISSSSKLLAWLQSSQKTALALLMEKTAVIRELEVCRCLYELQDECFVATALDPFTGVCLRGLNLHRFHQAVLSFSLGSFPRLESLGLGHCCFLRDDPEDCAGPQPAQQAYREKQEEEAKQSPIQLLWQALEPSGCRLQTLRYPALLCG; translated from the exons ATGCTCTGCCCGTACAGGAAATCGGAGAGTTTGTGCAGCTCGCCGGCTCGGTTTTGCCCGTATGAGAAGAAAGCCTCCAGCCACCCCTGTAAAAACTCACCCGGCTCGGTGGCACTGCGCGGCGGGTCCCACGCAGCCCGAAGCAGCCTTGCTCCCACCCTGCCACCCTGCCAGGACATCAGTTCTTCTTCGAAGCTACTGGCGTGGCTTCAGAGCAGCCAGAAGACGGCCCTCGCTCTGCTGATGGAGAAGACGGCGGTGATCCGCGAGCTGGAGGTCTGCCGCTGTCTGTACGAGCTCCAGGACGAGTGCTTCGTGGCGACGGCCTTGGATCCCTTCACGGGGGTCTGCCTGCGAGGGCTCAACCTGCACCGCTTCCACCAGGCGGTCCTTTCCTTCAGCCTCGGGAGCTTCCCCAGGCTGGAGTCGCTCGGCCTGGGGCACTGCTGCTTTCTGCGGGACGACCCCGAGGACTGCGCCGGCCCGCAGCCGGCCCAGCAGGCGTACCG GGAAAAACAGGAGGAGGAGGCGAAGCAGTCGCCCATCCAGCTGCTTTGGCAAGCCCTGGAGCCGTCAGGCTGCAGACTGCAGACGCTGAGGTACCCGGCTCTCCTCTGCGGGTGA